The DNA sequence atatctcactgtagcaggtatatctcactccagcaggtatatctcactagtcacccccaaagccaattcctcctttggtcgtctttcctaccagttctctgctgccaatgactggaacgaactgcaaaaatcactgaagctggagactcatatatccctcactagctttaagcaccagctgtcagagctgctcacagatcactgcaccatagaccatctgtaaacagcccatctatctacctcatccccatactgtatttatttatttatcttgctcctttgcaccacagtatctctacttgcacattcatcttctgcacatctaccagtccagtgtttaattgctatattgtaattacttcaccaccatgggcTATTTATggccttaattcccttattttacctcatttgcactcactgtatatagactttttgttttctttttttgtactgtattattgactgtatgttttgtttattccatgtgtaactctgtgttgttgtatgtgtcgaattgctatgctttatcttggccaggtcgcagttgcaaatgagaacttgttctcaactagcctacctggttaaataaaggtgaaataaaatgttaaaaactaatcttgctagctgtcactcaaatggcgaggggctaatgctcattggctagaactcaaattgctaggAGGCTGGCCCATGTGTGGGAAAATGTAGGGGAAATGGTGCAGCACTGCTTCCAGAAAAACAGTTGCTATCAAACTAGGGActttgtggctaattgaggtaagacagtaattctgatcatagattatgcatgtatgatctacacattgacacatccagcccaaagcaggAGGCTTAATAGCAGTGTAGAACCTATATTTCTCAATGCcagaaacacatacagtataatagtaaCTTAGAAAACATACCCAAATTACTAACTCTTAAGTCAACTGTTATAATGCGGTTTTAAAACTTTGGAAACAGTTCCACAACGCCCCGCAGTCAGAGTCACACGATGAATGGAAAACTTTGTTAAAAGTGGGATACATTTGTATCCCACTTTGGGCAAATTGGGCATCTACTCGTCAATCTGCGGGGCACATTTCAACCCTGAAAACTTCCGCGGCTATCAACAATGGAAAGAGGGCTTCAGCAAGAAGTTGCTTCTAAAAGTGGATGCTCTCCCTACCATCAAGGTGGCTTCTAAGCATCTCAAACAGCCAGCAGAGACCGTGAGAATGGAAGTGAACCGGTAAGTGAAAGCTATAGCGCATTTAGCTCACTGTCTTCCATCTAAATAACACTAATAAAcgtttctcatggtttgacacACTGTATTGAGCTAAGCCACTGAAGGAGTAACACCTCCCCCTGCTGGTGAgtcagcaacacaacatggacaACAAGTGGAGGGATTTGTATATTGGGTTTTATTCAAAACATCTTTCAGGTCAACCAGTGCAAATGACACAACAACCCTCCATTAGGAGGGGGAGGCTGAGGTTTTATTTGGTCTATGAGGGGGTTGGTCCCTCAGTTTAGTGGTCCAAACAAATCTTGGTTCACTGTAAGACACGTGGGATGCGTCGTAATAATTTAAACAggcttcctcccctctctcaagCATCTCCGACCTTGTCAGATGAGagtaggagaggaaaggagaagcaAAAGCCACTTCAGACTACTGAGAATGCACCCTAGGATCTCTGACTGACTCCCCCTATACTCTTTCCCCCCTCCAGTGTCTTTGGTCCCAGACCTGGTTGGTCAGGTCTGTGGAGATAAAAATACTACTCTCCTTGTTCACAAGGATCAGCTGGAGGAAAGCACTGCACTGATTATGTGATCAACAAATCACCTCAACTTCTAAACAACTGGGTATGATATATTCcattaaatatatacagtaccagtcaaaggttgacacaccctactcattctagggttttactttattttttacattgtagaatactgaagacatcaaaactatgaaatattaAACAAGAAAGtactaaataaatcaaaatatattttatattacaggttcttcaaagtagccaccctttgccttgatgacagctttgcacactcttggcattctctcaaccagcatcatgagatagtcacctggaatgcatttcaattaacaggtctgctttgttaaaagttaatttgtggaatttatttccttcttaatgcgtttgagccaatcagttgtgttttgacaaggtaggggtggtatacagaaggtatccctatttgataaaagaccaagtccatattatggcaagaacagctcaaataagcaaagagaaacaacagtccatcattactttaagacatgaaggtcaatcaggaaaatttgaagaacttttaaagtttcttcaagtgcagtcgcaaaaaatcATCAAGCACtaggatgaaactggctctcatgaggaccgccacaggaaaggaagacccagagttacctctgctgcagagggataagtttattagagttaactgcacctcagattgcagcccaaataaatgcttcacagagttcaagtaacagacacatctcaacggtTCAGAGgacagtgtgaatcaggccttcatggtctaactgctgcaaagaaaccactactaaaggacaccaataagaagagatttGAGATTTGCTTGGACCAAAAaaaacaagcaatggacattagaccggtggaaatctgtcctttggtctgatgagtccaaattttagatttttggttccaaccgccgtgtctttgtgagacgcagagcagtTGAACgaattatctccgcatgtgttgttcccaACATGAAGcttggaggaggtgtgatggtgctttgctggtgacactgtcagtgatttatttagaattcaaggtacacttaaccagcttggctaccaccgcattctgcagtgatacaccatcccatctggtttgcgcttagtgggactatcatttgcttttcaacaggaccatgacccaaaacacacctccaggctgtgtaagggctatttgaccaaggagagtgatggagtgctgcatcagatgatctggcctccacaataacccgaactcaacccaattgagatggtttgggatgagttggaccgcagaatgaaggaaaagcggccaacgagtgctcagcatatgtgggaactccttcatgagtaaagcattcctcatgaagctggttgagagaatgccaagagtgtgcaaagctgtcatcaaggcaaagggtggctacttggaagaatctaaaatatattttgatttgtttcactcttttttggttactacatgattccatatgttatttcatagatttgatgtcttcactattattctacaatttagaaaatagaagaaaaaaaatctagataaacacgaatgagtaggtgtccaaacttttgacttgtactgtatatccaCAGGTCCATCCATATGATGCAAAGATTACTAGCTTGTGGTCAGGGTCAAAGGTTGACCCTCGTGGACAAGCAGGTCATGATGGATCCAGAGAAGGTTCCAGCGCTGTCTCACATGCGTGTCTTCTTGTAGATGGCAATGTACTCCTGGACGTCTTCAGGGGAGCCCAGGACTACAGGAACCCGCTGGTGGATGTTCTCTGGCTGGATGTCCAGCACGTTCATCTCCCCCGTGGTGGCCATGCCTCCAGCCTGCTCGATGATAAACGACATGGGGTTGCACTCGTACAGCAGCCTCAGCTACACAGGGTGGGGTGGAAGAGAGACAATGGTTAGTCACGTTAATATACTGAGAAAAGGCCTCGTTCATCCTACACTTGAATAAACTTCTCTCATTGATCGTTACATTTCCTATCTCTCTTGGACACAACCAGCCCTCTTTTGGTCACttgtatgtttaaaaaaaagaaaaaagtttagtatattatatatattttttagagtAGATATTCATTTATATGAACTGAAGCGCTCTTCCTGATTCACCTTGCCCTTGGGGCTCTTGACATTGGCGGGGTATAAGAAGATGCCTCCGTACACCAGAGTCCTGTGCACATCAGCCACCATTGAACCAACATAACGCCCACCATAGGGGGCACTGCCATCCTGGAAACAAAAAGCAATATAAAGTTAGAAATAATTCAATAACTGAAGTAGTCACTTCAGTTTTAGTCCCAGATATTCTGTCATTTTATATTTTCTTCATTTAGCCAACGCTCTTTTTTAGTGCGACTTACAATAGGGGATTTTAAAAAGTAGATAAGACAACCACATCAGGCATATTTCAgtaattttattggtcacttaATAGTACCCAAAGAGTTAATGGTTTAAAATGACAGTGTAAAACGTATGCCCTGTGTCCTTTCAGGTTTATAGTTAATGAATTACCTCTGGGTATTTCTTTTTCTTCAGGTACTCTGTGACGTCTGGGTAGAAGTGCTGAGCATAACCTTCGTTTAGACTGTAGATCTTTCCTCTCTTCTTGATCTTCACATCCTTGTCTGTTAGGATGAACTCCCCGATGGACTAAACAGACAGAGCAAGGACTGACTGAGCAAGTTCATGGACCATTGGATTTAGATATTATTTGTGTTTTGATGTTCTTTAATTGCTGTTTTACTGTAGTGTGTTGCTATTTTAAATGCACTTTTAATCATGAAAGTTTACCCAAAATCCAGAAACTTCCAAGTGATTCCATACATTGAAATTCATTCAGTGAAGTTGTCTCACTTCAGCATTCCAGGGGGGAGAGGGCAAACTCCACTGAACTAGTTTCAATGTATGGAATCATTTGGGAGTTTCTGGATTTTGGGTAAACTTCTCCTTTAATTTTGATTTGGAACTTACAGGGTCCAGCATGAAGCAGTTGACCCCTTGTCCTGTAGAGAGTACCATCATGGTGGCACTGCCGTAGAGGGCGTAACCGGCGGCAACAATGTGACGTCCAGACTGCAGTGCGTCCTTCTCATTGGGCTCATCGTCTGTCGTCTTGGAGACAAACATGAGGATAGTTATTACCGAAAATAACAGAACAGTGAAACAGCCTAACTACAGTAGAAATTGGCACTGTGGTGTGACTGAGATAAACAAAGTGTCTGAGAATGAAACAGAACGTCTGGGAATGTTACAGAATGTCTGAGGCTAAAACATAATGTATGTTTGGGCCATAGAGGAATCATAGAAAAAAAACAccagaaacaaaacaaacactaaCCTTTCTGTAGATGGCAAAAATTGTTCCAATTGATACAAGACAGTCAATGTTTGACGAGCCATCAAGTGGGTCAAAGCACACAATATATTTCCCCTGCGAGAGAAATAAAAAGGACATTGTCACATTGATGTCACAAGAAGATCCCAACTTCAATCTgggccacacacacatgcactgccCCGTCCCTCCACACGCACCTGTTTCTCTGGCTCCACGATGAGGGCCCTCTCGTCCTCCTCTGACACCAGGACACAGGAGGTGAAGGAGGACTTAATCATGTTGATGACCAGGTCGTTGGACAGAACATCCAGCTTCTTTACCTGGTCACCTGTCACGTTGGTGCTCCCAGCAATGCCATAGCTGGAGAGAAGGACaggcgagggagagaaagacaggcgagggagagaaagacaggcgagggagagaaagacaggcgagggagagaaagacaggcgagggagagaaggacaggcgagggagaggagagaggaacaggggGCAGACGTGTGAGAGCAGTAACATCACTAGGCCCATCTCTGTCATACagttgaggggagggagggacaagGACAGGGCGTAATGTATTTATataatcaaatcacatttgtatttgtcacatgcccccaaatacaacaggtcttaccgtaaaatgcttacttacaagaccttaaccaacaacgcagttcaagaaatagagttaagaaaatatttactaaataaagtaaaaaataaaaagtaacaagtaaataacaataacgaggccatatacaaggggtactggtaccgaggcaggttagtcgaggtaatttgtaggtGTAATTTAGGTAAACTCTtttctgtcataatgtaatcccCTCCGGATGGCATTGAAGTGTCCACTGCTTTGTGTCAGTGTGGAATGTAGTCTGAGAACGCACTGGGCACAGAGATATGCCTGATAAACAGGTACTAGGCCTACTTCCTCCTAATGAAGACAATAGGCATGTCTCACGAGGAAAAACATGCATGATTTGTGAGTAGCCTACCTTATTCCAATAGCCTTGGCTTGCATGAAAATAACAACATACAATTATGCATTTCGTGTGGACATTGACCTGAGTCGAGGTTGACAACGGTATTAGGGCCAACAGATTAGATGGACAGTCAGGCACAATGTAAATATTATATTTGAGTCTCCCTGCCCCGGTGCATGGTTGGTTGTAGTAACTCACAAATTCAGCAAAAATCACTGTTGATCAGTTATGAAATACTTCAAATTcaattttattcgtcacatgcttcgtaaactgGTGTggaccaacagtgaaatgcttacttatcgTCCTCCTCCGCTCAGTTGATAAATGTGTCATTTAGACTACGAACGAACACAACCGCTGACAGTATCACTTTCTGCATGCAGCAACACTTACAGGTTGGCAATCCCAGCTTTCCTGACGGCGGTGGAGATGGCTTTGACGGCTGTGCAGATGGAGTTGAGGAGGGTTGTCAGTTCTCCCGTTCCCTTcgccttccttccctcctccagCACGAATCTCGTGAGGGTAACGACATTAGTGTCGAATGAGCCCCGGTCAGACATGGCGACTTAGAAGGCTGTACAGGTTTTTGAGAGGGGACCAGGACAGGTGAGATCCTCAATGTTTCTAAAGTTAAAATATAACTAAGAGCCGAGAGAGCGGGAGAGGCGGGGGTGTGCAGTTGTTTGAACCAATCACAGTTGGCCTTTCAAAGGGAGGGACGAGGTTGAGAACACATGTGGCTGAGCAGGTTAGTGAGGGCAAAGTTCACAGATAATAAACAGGTTCGCACAAATGTTCCAGTGATGTTGGCCCGGTTCCAACCGGTTACTTTACCCCCCTCTTACCCGTGTCGGTGATTTCACATACCCTGAACTTGTTTTGAAATGCACTGTCCCCAAAACGTCTGCTCTCTGCATGATATGTAGGACATATATTGGGTACCTTATCAATAAATAGATTACACGGAGAATGCAGATAGTGTGCAGTTAGGTCCCTATTCATTTTGAATGAGAGAACTACATTTAGTGCAAACCCTGAACTATAATAATGTGTGaacatgtactagtctgtaggCCTGGCCTACAATGCAGTGGAAGGCTACCAGTGGACTGTTGAAGCAACTCAAATACTTGTATGACATTCGGAGTGAAACAAGGATGATGAGTTATGAGACAAACTATTCTGCAGCTGGTTTTTAGATATTTACGATCTCTGGTGGTCTCTTATATGTCCTTTAGTGTTGGGAAATCAGTCTGACAAGGAATGAAAGATACCAGAGAGAAACCAGTTGCTAAATCATGTAGCCAAAAAGTGAAAAGGTGATAGCATCTCCCATAAAGACCACTACAACACGTTTTTTTCAATGCATGGTAGGCTAcacttatttatttaaataattcAATTTGTAAAATCTGTTGTGGTCAAATTACACAGCGGTCAGCACATTGGTTTAACAGCCTAGATTATCATGAACACTGATAAATCCATTTTCTTCTAACTCTTTTATGAGCTTCTGGCTATCAGCCCTTTAAGCATGCTTTATGTACATGTTCCTGAGAATAGCTGAGTCTAAAGTGCAGTTCATAGTTCAATCCTTTGGGTTCTCTTTGTTGCTCTACTTTAAAGATGTATTTTCTTGtgtgtctgaaatgacaccctaataCCAACATAGTGCATTACTTAGTAGTGGACgatataggaaataggatgccattttatGCAAACCTTGTGtacaaaaacaatgacaaaaGCTAATGACGAACACAGTTAGGTAAGATGAGTTCATTGGGCCGGGTTTACATGATTTTGTTACGCAACTTTGGACAAAATGTCTGACAGGGGGGTTTCACAACAAGATGCTGATTTAAACTTTGAACTTTGAAATGGAGCCACAGGTGACCGCTGAGAGCCAATGGTTTGCAAGAATCAAAGACCAGATTCTAGGGGCATATCTGAACTGTTTTCAAACTTGCTTTGTGTTTCTCCTTCAGTTTGTTAAAAGAGACTTCAGAAGAATTGAAAgagtggcaagtagcctagtggttaagtgcGTTGGGCCAtttaccgaaaggttgctggttcaattccccaagctgactaggtgaaaaatctgttcatgttcccttgagcaaggcacttaaccctagttgctctggataagagtgtctactaaaatgtaagaaATATATTATTATGTGGTTTTGAGTCTTATCTAAAAGGGTTATAGGCTACAGCAAGAGCAAGATTGTAAGAGCAGCAGTGATGGAATGAGAAAATAAAGTTAATCTATTATTTTCAACACTTTACTGAATAGTTCCTGAGTAGTTTTTTAAGGTCAGAATGTTGGGCTCCTACTTGTTATGTTGGGCACCTACTGACCAAACAATATGTTATGATTTTAAAAATTTTCTCAAAGACATGTATTGCTAAATATTAAGGTTTAAGGAAATACAGGCAGGGATTAGTGTGTTGTGTGAAGAATCCAATACTTTAACATGTATGCGacacaaatcacattattgtgggagcacctctaagagtatgaattaggctgtttgagaatgtttgaatcctaagcaacctgcatacacattgtttgaagtacaatagactGGAAATAGTACAATAGTGCTGGGAAACCTTGgaagagcatgggtggagtaggcattgtggtgctcatgtgaatttcctttttCGGTTTCAGACCAATAcctagttgaagtcggaagtttacatacaccttagccaaatacatttaaactcagtttttcacaattcctgaaatttagtcttaggtcagttaggatcaccactttattttaagaatgtgaaatgtcagaataatggtagagagaatgatttatttcagcttttatttctttcatcacattcccagtgggtagaagtttacatactcaattagtatttggtaacgtcgcctttaaaatgtttaacttgtgtcaagcatttcgtgtagccttccacaagcctcccaccataagttgggtgaattttggcccattcctcccgacagagctggtgtaactgagtcaggtttgtaggcat is a window from the Salmo trutta chromosome 23, fSalTru1.1, whole genome shotgun sequence genome containing:
- the LOC115159199 gene encoding fructose-1,6-bisphosphatase 1; the encoded protein is MSDRGSFDTNVVTLTRFVLEEGRKAKGTGELTTLLNSICTAVKAISTAVRKAGIANLYGIAGSTNVTGDQVKKLDVLSNDLVINMIKSSFTSCVLVSEEDERALIVEPEKQGKYIVCFDPLDGSSNIDCLVSIGTIFAIYRKTTDDEPNEKDALQSGRHIVAAGYALYGSATMMVLSTGQGVNCFMLDPSIGEFILTDKDVKIKKRGKIYSLNEGYAQHFYPDVTEYLKKKKYPEDGSAPYGGRYVGSMVADVHRTLVYGGIFLYPANVKSPKGKLRLLYECNPMSFIIEQAGGMATTGEMNVLDIQPENIHQRVPVVLGSPEDVQEYIAIYKKTRM